Proteins encoded within one genomic window of Pieris rapae chromosome 1, ilPieRapa1.1, whole genome shotgun sequence:
- the LOC110994464 gene encoding ninjurin-1 isoform X3 codes for MAAIIPMGLNGIKGLDANRYATKKTVAQGLLDIALLTSNASQLKYILQVGSKHEFYTLLITLITISIILQVLSSIGSVILGFIFDINHQPHHKRAEILNNLYLGTKTVSTVVNVMISVFYSLDVTGNGVPGPITTTLNAVI; via the exons ATGGCTGCTATAATACCTATGGGATTAAATGGG ATTAAAGGATTAGATGCTAACCGTTACGCGACAAAGAAGACCGTTGCACAAGGCTTGCTGGACATAGCTTTGTTGACATCGAATGCATCGCAGCTGAAATATATTCTCCAAGTTGGCAGCAAGCATGAGTTCTATACGCTGCTCATCACCCTCATCACGATATCTATCATTTTACAG gtacTTTCATCCATTGGTTCAGTGATTCTTGGTTTTATTTTCGACATCAATCACCAACCCCACCATAAACGCGccgaaatattaaataatctttatttggGCACTAAAACAGTTAGCACTGTAGTAAATGTGATGATTTCGGTATTTTATTCCCTGGATGTAACTGGAAATGGAGTTCCTGGTCCCATAACAACAACTTTAAATGCAGTAATATAG
- the LOC110994466 gene encoding dihydropteridine reductase has translation MASGRIIVYGGRGALGSACINHFKNANFWVANVDLNPNDKADVNITVPKDGSWLQQEEHVVNELGAALQGQKVNAVICVAGGWAGGNAAKDLSKQADLMWRQSVWSSTIAATLASKYLSPGGLLALTGAKAALEATPGMIGYGLGKAAVHQLTKSLGAKDSGLPENSLAVAILPITLDTEMNRKWMPKADFSTWTPLSFVAELFDKWLKGENRPESGSLVALVTKNNITEAVVQ, from the coding sequence ATGGCAAGTGGGAGAATTATAGTTTACGGTGGCCGTGGTGCATTAGGTTCTGCATGTATTAACCACTTCAAAAATGCAAACTTCTGGGTTGCAAACGTTGATCTTAACCCAAATGACAAGGCAGACGTAAATATAACTGTCCCCAAAGACGGTTCCTGGTTACAGCAAGAAGAGCACGTAGTCAACGAATTGGGCGCTGCACTACAAGGTCAGAAAGTGAATGCTGTGATTTGTGTCGCGGGAGGCTGGGCCGGCGGCAATGCTGCTAAGGACTTGAGTAAACAAGCTGATTTAATGTGGAGACAATCTGTATGGAGTTCAACTATAGCCGCAACTCTGGCTTCGAAATACCTGTCTCCTGGTGGCTTGTTAGCTTTAACTGGTGCTAAAGCAGCTCTGGAAGCTACTCCTGGTATGATTGGTTATGGCCTTGGTAAAGCTGCAGTGCATCAACTCACTAAATCCTTAGGTGCTAAGGATTCTGGTTTACCGGAGAACTCTTTAGCTGTTGCTATTCTGCCAATAACATTAGATACAGAAATGAACAGAAAGTGGATGCCCAAAGCCGATTTCAGTACATGGACACCATTAAGCTTTGTTGCTGAGCTGTTTGATAAATGGTTAAAAGGAGAAAACCGGCCTGAGAGTGGAAGTCTTGTAGCATTAGTTACtaagaataatattactgAAGCTGTTGTCCAATAA
- the LOC110994464 gene encoding ninjurin-2 isoform X1, with protein MSEEKSGKSEGAKKTIASNEVNFEQMSIQEGSSTEIKGLDANRYATKKTVAQGLLDIALLTSNASQLKYILQVGSKHEFYTLLITLITISIILQVLSSIGSVILGFIFDINHQPHHKRAEILNNLYLGTKTVSTVVNVMISVFYSLDVTGNGVPGPITTTLNAVI; from the exons ATGTCCGAGGAAAAATCTGGAAAAAGTGAGGGCGCGAAAAAGACGATAGCGTCGAATGAAGTGAATTTTGAGCAGATGTCTATTCAGGAGGGGTCTTCTACGGAA ATTAAAGGATTAGATGCTAACCGTTACGCGACAAAGAAGACCGTTGCACAAGGCTTGCTGGACATAGCTTTGTTGACATCGAATGCATCGCAGCTGAAATATATTCTCCAAGTTGGCAGCAAGCATGAGTTCTATACGCTGCTCATCACCCTCATCACGATATCTATCATTTTACAG gtacTTTCATCCATTGGTTCAGTGATTCTTGGTTTTATTTTCGACATCAATCACCAACCCCACCATAAACGCGccgaaatattaaataatctttatttggGCACTAAAACAGTTAGCACTGTAGTAAATGTGATGATTTCGGTATTTTATTCCCTGGATGTAACTGGAAATGGAGTTCCTGGTCCCATAACAACAACTTTAAATGCAGTAATATAG
- the LOC110994464 gene encoding ninjurin-2 isoform X2, with the protein MSEEKSGKSEGAKKTIASNEVNFEQMSIQEGSSTEIKGLDANRYATKKTVAQGLLDIALLTSNASQLKYILQVGSKHEFYTLLITLITISIILQVSAGILALITSSLNADSHKKITNWLNQISVGLMTGVIFCDVIKMNFGLDPALSEHDYLKNISLSLTTS; encoded by the exons ATGTCCGAGGAAAAATCTGGAAAAAGTGAGGGCGCGAAAAAGACGATAGCGTCGAATGAAGTGAATTTTGAGCAGATGTCTATTCAGGAGGGGTCTTCTACGGAA ATTAAAGGATTAGATGCTAACCGTTACGCGACAAAGAAGACCGTTGCACAAGGCTTGCTGGACATAGCTTTGTTGACATCGAATGCATCGCAGCTGAAATATATTCTCCAAGTTGGCAGCAAGCATGAGTTCTATACGCTGCTCATCACCCTCATCACGATATCTATCATTTTACAG GTAAGCGCAGGGATCCTGGCCCTCATAACATCGTCATTGAACGCTGATAGCCATAAGAAGATCACAAACTGGCTAAATCAAATATCTGTAGGTCTGATGACGGGCGTTATTTTCTGTGACGTCATCAAAATGAATTTTGGCCTCGATCCTGCGCTATCTGAgcatgattatttaaaaaatattagtttaagtTTAACTACATCGTAA